One genomic window of Devosia salina includes the following:
- the panC gene encoding pantoate--beta-alanine ligase has product MTLILRDKASLRAWRAKVTEGTRIGFVPTMGALHEGHMSLMAQARETADVVIASIFVNPLQFGPNEDLSRYPRPIEADIEKLERAGVDALFLPTVEDMYPTGASTLVEETLVSGPLCGAMRPGHFRGVTTVVLKLFNLVQPHVAVFGQKDAQQCAVIERMVRDLDVPVEIARGPIVREADGLALSSRNVYLSAEDRAAAPLIHKSLQAVAAAHAAGEHDAERLAEIGRSMLAQSDRIKVQYWDVRDPESLGAITTVGARGALCAVAAHLGATRLIDNLVIGPEG; this is encoded by the coding sequence ATGACACTCATTCTGCGCGACAAGGCCAGCCTCAGGGCGTGGCGCGCCAAGGTGACCGAGGGGACACGCATTGGCTTCGTGCCCACCATGGGGGCGCTGCATGAGGGCCATATGAGCCTGATGGCCCAGGCGCGGGAGACGGCCGACGTGGTCATCGCCTCGATTTTCGTCAATCCGCTGCAGTTCGGGCCGAACGAGGATCTGTCGCGCTATCCGCGCCCCATCGAAGCCGATATCGAAAAGCTCGAACGGGCGGGGGTCGATGCGCTGTTCCTGCCAACGGTGGAGGACATGTATCCGACCGGTGCCTCGACGCTGGTGGAGGAGACACTGGTTTCCGGCCCCCTATGCGGGGCCATGCGGCCGGGGCACTTCCGCGGCGTCACCACGGTGGTGCTGAAGCTGTTCAACCTGGTGCAGCCACATGTGGCCGTGTTCGGGCAGAAGGATGCGCAGCAATGCGCGGTGATCGAGCGCATGGTGCGCGATCTCGACGTGCCGGTGGAGATCGCGCGCGGGCCGATCGTGCGCGAGGCCGATGGATTGGCGCTGAGTTCACGCAATGTCTATCTCTCGGCAGAAGACCGGGCGGCCGCGCCGCTGATCCACAAGAGCCTGCAGGCGGTGGCCGCGGCCCATGCGGCGGGCGAACATGATGCGGAAAGGCTGGCCGAGATCGGGAGATCGATGCTGGCGCAGTCGGACCGGATCAAGGTGCAGTATTGGGACGTGCGGGACCCCGAGAGCCTGGGGGCCATCACCACGGTGGGCGCGCGCGGGGCGCTCTGTGCGGTGGCCGCGCATCTGGGGGCCACGCGGCTGATCGATAATCTGGTGATTGGGCCGGAGGGGTAG
- the coaBC gene encoding bifunctional phosphopantothenoylcysteine decarboxylase/phosphopantothenate--cysteine ligase CoaBC: MANILIAVSGSISAYKAADLVSELGKAGHQVQCILTSSAKEFVSPLVLETLSGRKARVEQFGPDVSGTEHIDFARWAEVMVFAPASANMLARLALGLADDLPSTVALATEAPLLIAPAMNTVMWEKPVVQQHLATLVERGATVIEPASGLLACGEVGVGKLAPVATIVAAIETALRPGGVQDLQDERILITAGPTTTAIDAVRYITNHSTGRMGAAMAEEALKRGAVVDYVLGVDKGVVRPKPPRGTEERLHLVEVRTAEEMAAAALERLPQATGVVATAAVMDYAVAAPSASKLKRASDAIALDLVPSTDVLGSLRQAANGQWFLGFAAETDDVEAHGAGKLKAKGLDFLFANEVARLGAAGQTGFAVGTNAGVLLSAKGARHELALGPKSEIARQIWDLIA; the protein is encoded by the coding sequence ATGGCCAATATTCTCATTGCCGTTTCCGGGTCGATCTCGGCCTACAAGGCAGCCGATCTGGTCAGCGAACTGGGCAAGGCCGGGCATCAGGTGCAGTGCATTTTAACCAGCAGCGCCAAGGAGTTCGTGTCGCCGCTGGTGCTCGAAACGCTGAGCGGCCGCAAGGCGCGGGTGGAGCAGTTCGGACCGGATGTCTCCGGTACCGAGCATATCGATTTCGCGCGGTGGGCGGAGGTGATGGTGTTTGCGCCGGCGAGTGCTAACATGCTGGCGCGCCTCGCTTTAGGGCTGGCCGATGACCTGCCCTCGACGGTGGCGCTGGCCACCGAAGCGCCGCTGCTGATTGCGCCGGCGATGAATACGGTGATGTGGGAAAAACCCGTTGTGCAACAACATCTTGCGACGCTGGTCGAGCGCGGCGCGACGGTGATTGAGCCGGCGTCGGGGCTTCTGGCCTGTGGCGAGGTGGGCGTGGGCAAGCTGGCGCCGGTGGCGACGATCGTCGCTGCCATCGAAACGGCGCTGCGGCCCGGAGGGGTCCAGGACCTTCAAGATGAACGCATTCTGATCACCGCCGGGCCGACCACGACGGCGATCGATGCGGTGCGCTATATCACCAATCATTCGACCGGGCGCATGGGCGCGGCCATGGCCGAGGAAGCGCTCAAACGCGGCGCGGTGGTCGACTATGTGCTGGGTGTCGACAAGGGCGTGGTGCGGCCCAAGCCGCCACGCGGAACCGAGGAGCGGCTTCACCTGGTTGAGGTGCGGACCGCCGAGGAGATGGCCGCGGCCGCGCTCGAAAGATTGCCGCAAGCCACCGGCGTCGTGGCGACGGCGGCGGTGATGGACTATGCGGTGGCGGCGCCCTCGGCGAGCAAGCTCAAGCGCGCCTCGGACGCCATCGCGCTCGATCTTGTCCCGTCCACCGATGTGCTGGGCAGCCTGAGGCAGGCGGCAAACGGCCAGTGGTTCCTCGGCTTTGCCGCCGAGACCGATGATGTCGAAGCGCATGGCGCGGGCAAGCTCAAGGCCAAGGGGCTCGATTTCCTCTTTGCCAATGAGGTCGCCAGGCTGGGCGCGGCCGGCCAGACCGGCTTTGCCGTGGGCACCAATGCCGGCGTGCTGCTCTCGGCCAAGGGCGCGCGCCACGAACTGGCGCTGGGACCCAAGAGCGAGATTGCCCGGCAGATCTGGGATCTCATCGCATGA
- the panB gene encoding 3-methyl-2-oxobutanoate hydroxymethyltransferase yields the protein MSTQTPLRRLTTRDIAAMRRRGEAIAMLTAYDATMAALVEAAGVDMILVGDSLGNVVLGHETTLPVTLDDMIRHAAAVKRGSQRALLVCDMPFGSVTDPDTALRNAVRVIKETGVEAVKIEGGLAMVPTVQRLVAHGIAVVAHIGLTPQHVHQMGGYYMHGKDEASAERLRQEARALEAAGAFAIVLECVTPALASEITHMLTIPTIGIGSGKDCAGQVLVINDLIGLNTAPPPSFARPRADVAAIIKAAVGEYVSETKALRGPIPLPRRAD from the coding sequence TTGTCGACCCAGACCCCACTCAGGCGCCTGACCACGCGCGATATCGCCGCCATGCGACGACGCGGCGAGGCCATCGCCATGCTCACTGCCTATGACGCTACCATGGCCGCGCTGGTCGAGGCAGCGGGGGTCGACATGATCCTCGTCGGTGACAGCCTAGGCAATGTCGTGCTCGGTCACGAGACGACGCTGCCGGTGACGCTCGATGACATGATCCGCCATGCCGCTGCGGTCAAGCGAGGATCGCAGCGCGCACTTCTGGTCTGCGACATGCCGTTCGGCTCGGTGACCGATCCCGATACGGCGCTCCGCAATGCCGTCCGGGTGATCAAGGAAACCGGGGTCGAGGCCGTCAAGATCGAGGGCGGGCTCGCCATGGTGCCGACGGTCCAGCGGCTGGTGGCCCATGGCATTGCCGTGGTCGCCCATATTGGCCTCACGCCGCAGCATGTGCACCAGATGGGCGGCTACTACATGCATGGCAAGGACGAAGCTTCGGCGGAACGGCTGCGCCAGGAGGCCCGTGCGCTCGAGGCGGCCGGCGCCTTTGCCATCGTGCTCGAATGCGTCACCCCGGCGCTGGCGAGCGAAATCACCCATATGCTGACCATTCCCACCATCGGCATCGGCTCGGGCAAGGATTGCGCGGGACAGGTGCTGGTGATCAATGACCTCATCGGCCTCAATACCGCGCCCCCGCCGAGTTTTGCCCGGCCGCGCGCCGATGTCGCCGCGATCATCAAGGCGGCGGTGGGCGAGTATGTCAGTGAAACCAAGGCTTTACGCGGGCCTATTCCGCTGCCGCGGCGGGCTGACTGA
- a CDS encoding pseudouridine synthase, with amino-acid sequence MSQFTGGGPGETLADFVKVPGVYPAGRLDKDSEGLLLLTDDGQLQAQISSPRFNKEKVYLVQVEGEPSEVALSQLRKGVDLKDGPTRPAKARRIEAPALWERDPPVRFRKSVPDSWIELAITEGRNRQVRRMTAAVGHPTLRLVRWRIADWTLEGLAPGEWREVRASMGPQRRRAPGA; translated from the coding sequence TTGTCGCAATTCACTGGCGGCGGCCCGGGGGAGACGCTGGCCGATTTCGTCAAGGTGCCGGGGGTCTATCCGGCGGGGCGGCTCGACAAGGACAGCGAAGGGCTGCTGCTGCTGACCGATGACGGGCAGTTGCAGGCGCAGATTTCCTCGCCGCGCTTCAACAAGGAAAAGGTCTATCTGGTACAGGTGGAGGGCGAGCCTTCCGAGGTCGCGCTGAGCCAATTGCGCAAGGGCGTCGACCTCAAGGATGGACCGACGCGGCCGGCCAAGGCCCGCCGGATCGAGGCGCCCGCGCTCTGGGAGCGTGATCCGCCGGTGCGGTTTCGCAAGAGCGTGCCGGACAGCTGGATCGAACTGGCCATCACCGAAGGCCGCAATCGGCAGGTGCGGCGGATGACGGCGGCGGTGGGGCATCCGACCTTGCGACTGGTGCGCTGGCGGATTGCGGACTGGACGCTGGAGGGGCTGGCGCCGGGCGAGTGGCGCGAAGTGCGTGCCAGCATGGGGCCGCAGCGCCGCCGAGCGCCAGGCGCATAG
- a CDS encoding LPD7 domain-containing protein, giving the protein MIGGLVLHDGHPALAIHLARVDDNERVTFRTRGLSANTIADAIAELRLMALGSRTGKPIIHSWASPSMTYSDADWERHREEYEAEFGLVGFPCVEVYHLKYGEGGRTSMHVHRVHLRIDSDGRVASTSHSAARQEKVSRISEFLAGERFTSGVFNKSVISRLREEGRPEIADAMVRAGLDKTTAAASPTSVERATAERLQDLSVDEVWRRCAAAWRRSDTGPAFSAALADSGLRLAQGEKCPVVVSPAGVTHPLLRAINKGGERQSGQAIRKADLTARLRGMVLPSARELLPLAGFVAGVFSITHLDRVPVSAPRQPETMTDGEVPATGAVDHTPELTFEQEAALVELDDALHSAAAGRAREIRLQIEDEIVKEVRKRRQHEALRLRIAGEKAAWDLAGIGVPNWRDRYRAELAGLPAQYGPHLKWVEQLDAERRRVTLKSGAILTLAPDRTWTAQSSNADVIPFMISHAKERGWKTITVNGKPEWRAKMAQEATRAGLVVMDADLQNIVADERLHIHQEALVDAWLQARAALARCTTETRQQALERLMGVLGQIAEDETDLVGRVIDPDRQEALAKDIIRYRHMTQDQAQELAAGPSSPGSPFRGG; this is encoded by the coding sequence GTGATCGGTGGCCTGGTCCTCCATGACGGGCATCCGGCCCTGGCGATCCACCTCGCAAGGGTTGATGACAACGAGCGCGTCACCTTTCGCACCCGCGGGCTGTCGGCAAACACCATCGCCGATGCCATTGCTGAGCTGCGGTTGATGGCCCTCGGCTCTCGCACCGGCAAGCCCATCATCCACTCCTGGGCCAGCCCCTCGATGACCTATTCGGACGCAGATTGGGAGAGACATCGTGAGGAATATGAGGCCGAGTTCGGCCTCGTCGGCTTTCCTTGCGTCGAAGTGTATCATCTGAAGTATGGTGAGGGAGGAAGGACGTCCATGCATGTGCATCGCGTCCACCTCCGCATCGATTCTGATGGCAGGGTCGCCTCGACCAGTCATTCCGCTGCCCGTCAAGAGAAGGTCAGCCGAATTTCCGAGTTCCTGGCGGGTGAGCGCTTTACGTCGGGCGTTTTCAACAAGTCCGTCATTTCCAGGCTCCGCGAAGAGGGTCGGCCCGAGATTGCAGACGCCATGGTACGGGCCGGGCTCGACAAGACGACCGCAGCCGCCTCCCCCACTTCGGTGGAGCGGGCTACGGCAGAGCGGCTGCAGGACCTTTCCGTCGACGAAGTCTGGCGCCGCTGCGCTGCGGCTTGGCGACGCTCGGATACCGGACCGGCATTCAGCGCCGCCCTGGCTGACTCTGGTCTGCGCCTTGCCCAGGGTGAGAAATGCCCGGTCGTTGTTTCGCCAGCCGGCGTGACTCACCCGCTGTTGCGCGCCATCAACAAAGGCGGCGAGCGCCAGAGCGGGCAGGCCATTCGCAAGGCAGATCTGACTGCCCGGCTCAGGGGCATGGTCTTGCCTTCTGCGCGCGAGTTGCTTCCCTTAGCGGGCTTTGTGGCCGGGGTCTTTTCCATCACTCATCTGGACCGTGTGCCAGTGTCCGCGCCCAGGCAGCCAGAGACCATGACGGATGGGGAGGTCCCAGCGACTGGCGCCGTCGACCACACCCCTGAGCTCACCTTTGAGCAGGAGGCCGCACTGGTGGAGCTGGACGATGCTCTCCACAGCGCCGCCGCGGGCCGCGCCCGCGAAATCCGTCTGCAGATCGAAGACGAGATTGTCAAAGAGGTCAGGAAGCGCCGACAACATGAGGCACTGCGGCTGCGGATCGCAGGCGAGAAGGCCGCATGGGATCTGGCGGGCATCGGCGTTCCGAATTGGCGGGATCGCTATCGGGCCGAGCTTGCAGGACTGCCTGCGCAATACGGTCCGCACCTCAAGTGGGTCGAGCAACTCGATGCCGAGCGACGTCGGGTGACTCTCAAATCCGGCGCGATCTTGACCCTGGCGCCGGATCGGACGTGGACCGCGCAATCAAGCAATGCCGACGTAATCCCGTTCATGATCTCACATGCAAAGGAAAGGGGCTGGAAAACCATTACCGTCAATGGCAAGCCGGAATGGCGAGCGAAAATGGCCCAGGAAGCAACCAGGGCCGGGCTGGTCGTCATGGATGCCGACCTACAGAACATCGTTGCCGATGAGCGCCTTCACATTCACCAGGAAGCCTTGGTCGACGCATGGTTGCAAGCTCGGGCCGCTTTGGCGCGCTGTACCACGGAGACCCGCCAGCAGGCGCTCGAGAGGCTTATGGGTGTTCTTGGACAGATTGCCGAAGACGAGACCGACCTTGTCGGTCGCGTGATCGACCCTGATCGCCAAGAAGCGCTGGCCAAGGATATCATCCGCTACCGCCACATGACACAAGACCAGGCACAGGAACTGGCCGCCGGGCCCAGTTCCCCAGGCTCCCCGTTCCGAGGTGGGTAG
- a CDS encoding DNA-primase RepB domain-containing protein, translated as MVHPATQRVVKATIVALNASLDIGMVFPPKPGADRSVGIWTNRDLHADEILAMVPRLASANTRGGNIFMRVGPFSRDAHPGMVMLDDLTIDAVEQLSRDGFEPCLVIETSPANFQAWVKLIANGAVDYGLLTQVVRRLANDYGGDERAVSPRQPGRLPGFTNRKAKHRLEDGKFPFVKLTEARPGCVASKGVELIHQVSRFDTAGAAAGAAPKPPRSAAVRSTEPTLEVTNKLQAIHLAQKNRILREVADGRRSPNAASASEVDFAVAKMALAAGIDKDDIAHWLRCTRAQKDETYPERTIHAASSWPFNLK; from the coding sequence ATGGTGCACCCTGCAACACAACGTGTGGTCAAGGCCACGATCGTCGCACTCAATGCATCACTGGACATCGGCATGGTCTTCCCGCCCAAACCCGGCGCGGATCGTAGCGTCGGCATATGGACCAATCGCGATCTCCATGCCGACGAAATTCTCGCGATGGTGCCCCGCCTCGCATCGGCCAACACGCGGGGCGGCAATATCTTCATGCGCGTTGGCCCCTTCTCGCGAGACGCGCACCCTGGCATGGTCATGCTCGATGATCTCACCATCGATGCCGTCGAGCAGCTGTCGCGCGATGGCTTTGAACCCTGTCTGGTCATCGAGACGAGTCCTGCAAATTTCCAGGCTTGGGTCAAACTCATCGCCAATGGCGCGGTCGACTATGGCCTCCTGACCCAGGTCGTGCGCCGCCTGGCCAATGACTACGGCGGTGACGAACGCGCAGTCAGCCCGCGCCAGCCCGGTCGCCTGCCGGGTTTTACCAACAGGAAGGCTAAGCATCGGTTGGAGGACGGCAAGTTTCCCTTTGTGAAGCTGACCGAGGCCCGCCCCGGGTGCGTGGCCAGCAAGGGGGTCGAACTGATTCACCAGGTTTCAAGGTTCGACACAGCCGGGGCGGCGGCAGGCGCCGCGCCCAAACCGCCGCGTTCCGCGGCGGTCAGGTCCACCGAGCCGACACTGGAGGTCACGAACAAGTTGCAGGCCATCCATTTGGCACAGAAGAACCGCATCCTGCGCGAGGTGGCTGACGGGCGAAGGTCGCCGAATGCGGCATCCGCTTCCGAAGTTGATTTTGCGGTGGCGAAGATGGCCTTGGCTGCTGGTATCGATAAGGATGACATTGCCCATTGGCTCAGGTGCACCCGGGCTCAGAAGGATGAAACTTATCCGGAGAGGACGATTCATGCCGCGTCCTCTTGGCCTTTCAACCTGAAATAG
- a CDS encoding DUF5131 family protein, which produces MAETSIEWTDATWNPVAGCTIATAGCTNCYAMRMAARLEAMGVDKYVGTTRKSGGRAKWTGKIVLDPQALAMPTTWKKPRKVFVNSMSDLFHPDVPADFIAQVWTTMAATPHHTYQILTKRPERMAEILSTAEFAVLPNVWLGTSVEDGRVVHRLDSLRQVPAAVRFVSFEPLIGSVAGAELLDIHWAIIGGESGPDARPMDPTWVDEIHDACRRTGTAFFFKQWGGKNKKVTGRTYRDQTWDELPTVSPAC; this is translated from the coding sequence GTGGCCGAAACCTCAATCGAATGGACCGACGCGACTTGGAACCCTGTCGCCGGTTGCACCATCGCTACCGCCGGATGCACCAACTGCTATGCCATGCGAATGGCGGCGCGCCTCGAAGCCATGGGCGTCGACAAATATGTTGGGACCACCCGCAAGAGTGGTGGGCGAGCAAAATGGACAGGTAAGATTGTCCTGGACCCGCAGGCGCTGGCTATGCCCACGACGTGGAAGAAGCCGCGCAAGGTCTTCGTCAACTCCATGTCCGACCTCTTCCATCCGGATGTGCCGGCAGATTTCATCGCCCAGGTATGGACCACGATGGCAGCCACGCCGCACCACACCTATCAGATATTGACCAAGCGACCGGAGCGGATGGCGGAGATCCTTTCGACTGCCGAATTCGCCGTACTGCCCAACGTCTGGCTGGGAACCAGCGTCGAGGACGGTCGGGTTGTCCATCGGCTCGATAGCCTCCGCCAAGTACCCGCTGCCGTCAGGTTCGTATCATTCGAGCCACTGATCGGATCTGTCGCGGGCGCGGAATTGCTCGACATCCATTGGGCGATTATCGGCGGCGAGTCCGGGCCCGATGCACGCCCAATGGACCCGACCTGGGTCGATGAAATCCACGACGCCTGCCGTAGAACGGGTACCGCGTTCTTCTTTAAACAGTGGGGCGGCAAGAACAAGAAGGTCACCGGCAGGACCTATCGAG